In the genome of Phragmites australis chromosome 9, lpPhrAust1.1, whole genome shotgun sequence, the window ACGTCGGATGTCTATTGAAGAAAAGATTGGGAACAACGGACTATCctataagaagaaaaagattttACTCAACAAGAATTTCTTACtatgtccaaacttcaaataaaacacacaacaaaaatatatgtttcgACCAAATTTGAGTGAAGAACTTACCCTCGTAAACACTCATTTGATTGTATTTGCCACCCGTCGCTAGTGTGTTTAtgaccatcactaatgattttcAAACGGACATTgggatattttcttttaagaatagaattttttttcttctaatctaatttttcctttataaatttatttacaATTGCATAAATTCATAAAGATCATAAAAGATCGTAACTTATGGTGTTAAAACACATGAAATttagacttaactgaatattacaaatattagaaatttgaggttacatttaTGCATGCATCATTTGGTCTGCACTTGCtgtttttgtgctttcttgacatggatccatACGTTATTATCGGAACGTATGTATGGAGTCTTCTCGTTCTGTGCAATATGTGGCATGATTGTAGTAGAAAAATGGGGGATTtaatcaaattgattgtactcatcctcatcaaccaTGTTTTCAACCCCGATGATCCGACTTTTTCTAAtgagaaccacatgaagtttcttatttgccgtgtcagtcacataaCATCTGGACAACTTGTTTAGCAAGTACGAAAGGTTTGTCCTTATATCtgacaagtttgagattaacaTTAGTGAATCCGTATTTGTCTTTCATCACACCATTTgtcccatgtacccaacggcaaCGAAGCAGAGGTACCTTGAATCCTAAGTAATCTAgttcccagatctcctctatctgACCATAGTATGTGCTCATGTGTAtattgttatcataagcatctatatggaCGCCGATGTTCTGGTATGTGCTTTTTTGATCTTGGGCAATCGTGTAACCGTTTATATCGTACattgatatgttgtaattgtgtaaATAGGACCcgctcactacgtgaaaaaagacctttagtgacggatcataactgtcattaatgacgggtcccGTCCCCGTCACCTATAACGTATCACTAATGAGAGGTTATTAGTGAggggttatgacccgtcactaataaagaccattagtgacgggtcgtaatcttggcccgtcactaatgctGTTTTTCGCGTTTTTTGaacacaaaaaaataaaaaaaattattttttcacccaagccatcccaacgcagacCCATCGCATATACCCCACAAGCTACACtattttcacattgttttcagtTTGCATTCCATGGGAATCGAATCAGCGACCTCCCCTCACGCTCGTAGCCCCTTACCACCTCTCCTATCACAAAGTTGTGAAAGAAACTAGAtatttttatccttttaaccttatttgccgaaggtcattagtgatgggttagaaCCATGATCTGTCACCAATGACAAAATAATAACAAGTCAAAacctgacccgtcactaatgattgaaaattagtgatgggtcgtaatcatgacccgtcaccaatgagtAATTACGCCAAATTTTGTCGAGGGTTATAATCTTACATataatttttcttcatccaaatttgtattaatattttttgaatttctgaatatctcatgcaaatgatcataatttgataggtgacctagAGTGCCTTTGGTAAAACggatataacttttgcatacagactctgattttgatgtttttgtaCTCTACGGgtatctatagaaaaagttatatCTGTTCCCCACTATGTCAAGTTCAGACAATTTTTTGAGACTAAATTCGGCCTAGAAGATTGAATTCTCGCCTTCTAAAGTTTATGCATCATTTTTGAAACACGCGTTTGTGTTCATAGTCGCCATCCCTTACAtaaaacttgagcagaaatttacaatgattcctattctagttCTGGCgaggtgaaaaaaaataagataaaaattaaattaaattaaaaaatatttgtgattaGCCTATTACATTCCATCTATTCTACATGAAAGGCTATGTAAATCCAATTAGCCCGACTTTCTTTCTTCAGATGTAGGTAGTCTTGATGAATCAAAAGGGAACAGCAATGAATTGAATCCAATCAATtaaaaactaagaaaaaaataaataattaactCCAACCCAATTAATTAAAATTAACAACAATGAGTATCTTAAGTTTTGACAAATGCTTAGTGTTACTAGTACAACATACAACtctacatttttttatttttttctcacaacCTTGTTTCATTTTCCATTTAGTATTGccaaggtgagaaaaaaataaaagaaaaatgaaaataataataattagtgatgggtcacaacttgacccgtcactaataactgaccTAGGAAGAATCAtcactgatgacttggtcattagtgacgagtcacaacttgacccgtcactaatgactggtctaggatgacccatcactaatgagttggttattagtgacagatcacaaTTTAACTCGttactattatcattagtgataggtcatgttATAACCCATAACttatgaccactcattagtgacgggtctatatcaGGTTCCGATCAGATGGTACATTAGTGACACATCATAGTGGAATCCATCAATAGTGggtctttagtgacgggtcctgaTGACCAGTCACTAATTTTATGTtttctttgtctgtttttcacgtagtggctGCTAGTTTCCTGATTAGATCACTTGTTGTAATActtgattgattgattcgatctcAAAACCATGTGTTGAACATTTGCATATGTTACTTCGCAAGCCAAGCTTCGGTCCAcctgaagggatcagtgacatcctaagagagggggtgaattaggacacttagaatctatttggCTCTAAAACTacataagataaacatatatcaaattctatctagatatGCACTAGatttatctagcgtgtctactctaccgataaAAActcttgcaacctatctaacaaggtaaattgcaagaatataaaatgtggaaacgtaaataaggtagagagaacaaacttgACACAATGAtgtttatcccatggtatcaatGCCATGAATGCCATCCCTAGTCtatgttgaagctccaccaaggatatgctcccggtcggcacctgaTCATGGCTTTTGAGCCactaagtcataaagacaaggcctccatcTAGATGAGCCATAAAGCCACTAAggaaaggtctcaccactagcctctcttccagttcgtTGCCGTCgtaatcacttcggagcttaagccaccaaggcaagggcctccgcgtccctgcacaatcgccttgcctcatctccacaccaagtctaagggtcaacaagcttaccgcaagtcactaagactccaaggtgctgacgcaccacttggtacaaggttggatcactccttgatccattctctaggcagcaatcacttGCTAATCTGCGGACTTTCCAGTGAGGTATTCAggtctctctcccactttgtcAAATATGTTACGGTGAGCTTAACATCCACAGCATCAGACCAcacggtgaggcaaatcttcctaggaatTATTCAATTCGACAATActttattgcatccatgagacctactaacatatatccttgaaaaacatgttagtcccattgactatgttgtcattaatcaccaaaatcacaatcatagcctaataggatcattttcgctacaccgcTCTGGATTCTCTTGAAGAAGCAACTGCTTGTGCTCGtcgatatatggggacacttcgATCATTTGTTGCACCACGAGAAAATAAGCTTGGTCATAGGCCTTTGGCTTAGGAttaattgcatgtttccctAGAATTCCTTGACTTGTGAGCCTACCCTCATGGAGAGAATGAGGCACCCCAATTGGGTTATATAGGTCCATGTAATTAACACACCACTCTACTACCTCCTCTATACAGTAACCCTGCATGATCTAACCCTTAGGCAAAGCTCGCTATGTACGACTTGAGGACGCCCTtgaatctctcatatggatacattTGATGTAGGAATACAGGGCTAAGGAAATAAAtttccttcacaaggtgagctatGAGATGGACCATggtatcgaaaaaggatggtaggaaatacatctcgagaagacatagagtcttgaagtgtcttttttctagctcggcTAGCGCTTCCGGATCGTGTACCTTCTGACAaattgcattaaagaaaaagcacatgctcatgatagcctctcgaacaccaattagcaacatgtttctaattccaaccaCAATTATTTgcgtcaacatcacatggcaatcatgagtcttcatgtTGTCAACCATTTTTAGCTGTTTCACCGAAACAATTCATGTAATGTTGGAcaagtaaccggatggaactttcaTACCGTGCAAGAACTcgtaaaattcttttttctccttgttCGATAGGGTGATGTAAGATGGGGTTAGAAATTTCCCTTTATCCGTATCCTTGGCATGAAACCtgggccttaagcccatttcttcaaggtcaactCATGCATATTTATGAtcctttgtttttcccttcatgttgagcattatACCGAGGAGACTACCgtagatattcttctctacgtgcatgaggtcaatagAGTAGCGaacgtctaagtatttccaataataaagCTCCTAAAGAATTGAtatcttgttccacattccattttcatcactcatGAATGATCGTTTTCTTTTGTCAAGGaaaacattgatattcttaatcttatcatagacatcttgactgctgaaatgccttggaggtgatGTTTTCTCCCTTGTGCTGTCAAACTGAAACTTCATTTTCTGGTACGAGTGGTACCTAGAAAGGAAATGTCAATGCTGTATgtacactgttttctttgaCTCACTCAACCACATACTATTAGTGTGatctaagcattgggggcaagcttcaccttttcttttactctgcctTGAAAAGTTACGAAGAGTTGGTAGATAATTGATGGTATGAATAAcatggcatgtagggtgaagtattctctCTTGTATTGATTCCAAACCTCAACGCCTTCGAACtagagtgctttaagatcatccaccaaaggctTGAGATACACATTGATGTTGTTGTCGGGTTGCCTCAGACAAGGAATTaaggtcgacaacataatgtattttcactCTTTACAAAgtcaaggtggaaggttgtagataaaCAGTACAACAAcctaggtgctatgtgaggtactcatattaccaaatgaattcatgccatctgtgctcatagcaaatctaatattttttaattcttcagtgaaccgacctaatgtggaatcaatggttcaccACAGAGCTGAATCTGCAGGGTGTTGTATCATTACATTCTTTTTATGACCCTCATTGTGCCACCACAAGAATCGGGACTCCTTTTTGTTTGTGAACAAACGCTTGAAATGGGATATTACAGGGAAATACTACATCACCTTCCTAGgactcctttttcttttgctgcCTTCCTCCATATCACCAACGTCATTTCTATGCTTGTATCtatgggtttcacaaatatgACATTGATCCAAGtatgcatactctccatgaaacatGACACAATTCtccttatatgcatgtatttttctatttccagtctcaaaggacaaattatcttcttcgcatcgtagACTGTCCTAGGCACCTTGTTCTGCtttggtagcatgtcccttagcagatacactaatgctttgaaactcctatcagaccaatgatgggttgccttcaattgtagaagTGTAAGCATCACAAATAGCAATGTGTATTTCTCCTTGTAGCCTGGATAAAATGGTGTATTTAAGTCTCACACTAGTTTCTGGAATTttgcaaactcaccatcactatactcgtcatgcccctcagcGTCGAGCACCATTTAGTCCATATTCTCTACCAAATccacgtagtcatcattgaatcttAATATATCTGCGTCCCTGAGATAATTATCCATATCACCGACTGGCGAGAGTCCTTGATTCATACTACTATCCGAGAGGACATGATCCATTCCCTTCTTTAAGGCCTTCCTCTCTGTGTTTGTTCATAAGATATCTCTCATTGAATCcacgccttaacaagtgatcgtacataatgtcaggttttgggaacttcttctcattcttgcaatcacaacATACCACATTGCTGTTTTACCTCAACCTTCCATATTTGCCACCGCGACACTCATGAAAGACTTTGCCTTTCTCATGTACTCATTACAAGTAcagcaatcaaggtacatcGAACTTCGATCCatcatctacaaattgaaaaaatgaCAGAGTACATACAattgaataagtataaaaattctaactaaatttaactaaattaagccAATTTCTTATCTAAGACGAATGATCCTAGCTAGCTACTCTCtacataggcaaagataggtcctaataccattcgaggatatgtggcccaagTAGGATTCTATGATCTTATACGGTTCTAGGGAAAATTTTGACAGCATCTCCCCACTATTCTCCAAATATACATCTTGATAACGAGTCAAGAGGGTATATATCCCGAGAACAACATGGAGATgacaccaaaattctctctagaaccatacaagagcaaaGAAACCTATTATTCGAACCACATATCCTCCAACTGTCCAAAGTTCATGGACAATTTGGgggcatcttcttataaatatgacaatttgccaagtcatatttataatcaaacactcccgaacagGAGATGTAGGTTACGCAAACTGGGTTCACTTTCAAGAATATAATTAACATCATTGCACCATAAACATATCAAGATTTGCACCTAATAGAACCATAATACCAACAGAAGTTCACTTTTAGGAACATAATAGCACCATAAGTGCACCATAAACATATCAAGATTCTACTCAAACCCTACAATCTAGCaaataggagcaagaggaggaggaaaggggatgcaaaccttcaaaggctaaaggggacaatccacatgtaTCAAGATTTAAGAGAATGAGCAAAATTGTTagttccaactcaaaccctagaatccatcatatatgagcaagaggaggaggagagaggggaggcaaaccttcaaaggccaagggATAATCCTAACTTCAAATCACTAATATTTAGTTGGTCCTTAAcaaaatcaccaaaaaaaaaatcacccttTTGTCGAGCAGCCGACGGACAGACATTGTCTAGTCATGCTGCTCGACGCAttaaacatcactcattagtggTCGGTGTCCTCATAACCTGTCAATAATGACGCTGGTCTCGACCAATACAAAAATAGCACACTAGTGACATGTGATAACTATAGcctgtcactaattactttCACATTAGTGGTGGGTGTCATCATTTACtggtcactaatgagtggccccaGCTATGAATTAACTGCCTGAGGCTACATTTAGTGTTGTGTGCCCTctctacctgtcactaatgattacatcattagtgacagacttttatgtcacccgtcactactatctttagttACGAGTCGTTCTCtctccatcactaatgacacctctttagtgacgggttcttTGCCGGGTCCCAGCtcgggccacacattagtgatgggtcgtcactagacccatcactaataatacattagtgatgagttttggtcgaccatcactaatgacatgtcCAATTTCATGGTTTCTTATGCTACTTCAAAAATAATCCTAATTGATACTAAAATGATGATCCCACTTAGATACTCCTATTCTAGTTGGTTCATAAGCTCTACTCATTTGAGATGGCTAAGAGGCTAAAAACCGACTGAAAAAAGGTATTATTCCAATCGGTTCATGGCTAAAACCGATTGGAATAATAGCACTATGATTCCAGTCGGTTTGTGGCTAAAAATGCACGCGAGCGTATCTCTCATGAAAAAACACATGACTTTGACTTTTTCAACCccaaaaatatcaaattaatGTTTTTAGATGAAATCAATATCCCAGTCGGTTTGTGGCTAGAACAGTCTgagataattatttttctacttaGTTCTAACCATGAACCAACTTGGAATTCCTAATTGGGTGGGAACTGATTGGGAACAGTGTTGATTTTTATAGTCATTTTGTTTTAGTCAATTAGAAAACAACAATAATGCGGTTACAAACCTATTGGGATAATTTTTTCTGTAGTAGGGTACTTGAAACATTCATTACAGTACCTTGCATGCACGACCTAAAAAGGATGATTACCTAGACGCTTAGACCAACCCCAACCGTTTCCTTCCCTTCCCGCTCCAAAATCCCTTCCCTGCAGGATTCCCTTCCTAGATTCATTCCCTTCAAGATCCTGCATTCCAACAgcattcccttccccgttccctTCCCCAAAAGACTTTcaatattataatatatttggtACCGAATCCGTATTTTTACGATGAATGCGTTTGTACGGTGAATGTACGGGCGTATGCAGTACGGGTTAGAGTGTTGACTGTGTAGATGGCTTGTGGCGGAAGGAAACGTTGGACTTTTCAAGTGGCTTGCAATGGAAGCTATTGAAGTGTGGCTTCTCAGGGAAGATTTGTAGCACTATAAAAGGGCCGGCATCCTCAAAGCGGACTCACACTAGTTCCTCGTTTTCCAAATACAAAATGAACTCCTCTGATttggaggaaatgatgatgttcTCCTCGGATTCGAGTGACGAAGAGGACGAGTTGCTTGTGCTTATTGccatcgaggaggaagaagcaggaGCTGCGCGTCGTAGCCGTCAGCGTAGGTCGATGCCCGGCCATGCGGTTATAGACCGGCAACACCGCGAAGGTGCTGCTAGGCTGTACAACGACTACTTCGCCGACAACGCTGTGTACGGTGATGTCCTGTTTCGTCGAAGGTAAGTGCGTTTTCGTAATGCAAGCCATAACCTTCATTGTGTACACTGAGTCATGTATGTTCTCGCAACCAGGTTTTGTATGTCGCGGCGGTTGTTCTTGAGTATTGTGGCCGCTGTGGAGGACCATGACATCTGGTTCAGGCATGGAAGGGATGCAACGGGGAAGCTCGGCCTTAGCCCGTTGCAAAAAATGACAGCGGCCATACGACAACTAGCATACGGCGTCAGTTCCGATGCAGTTGACGAGTACGTGCGGATAGGGGCGAGCACGGCGGTGCTGGCATTGCGGAAATATGTGCAAGCTATTGTGGAGGTGTTCGGAGAAGAATATCTCTGTGCTCCCAATGAAACTGACACCGCACGCCTCCTGGCAGAAGGCAAGCGCCGTGGGTTCCCCGGGATGCTCTGGAGCATTGACTGCATGCATTGGGTATGGAAGAACTGTCCAAAAGCGTGGCATGGCGCGTACACAGGCCATACTCGCAAGCCTTCTATAGTTTTGGAGGCGATTGCGTCGTATGACttatggatttggcatgcttttTTTGGGATGCCTGGGAGTCTTAACGATATAAACGTTTTGCACCGCTCTAACTTATTTACCAGGCTTACCGATGGGAGTGCCCCACTTGTGTCGTACAGCATAAATGGTAACAGGTACGACATGGGATACTACCTCGGTGACGGCATATACCCCGAATGGGCGACCATACTGAAGGAAATTCCTACACCAAGAGGCAACAAGAGCATCCATTTCTCCGCGATGCAAGCAGCTGTCCACAAGGATGTGGAACGTGCATTTGGTGTCTTGCAAGCTAGGTTTGCTATTGTTCGCGGACCAGCTAGAGTATGGGATCAGTCCACATTGCACAATATCATGACCGCTTGTGTTattatgcacaacatgataactGAGGACAAGCGCGGTAGCGCATCCCCGGTGCAGGTGTTCGACTTCATGGGGGAACCAACTCAAGTCCATCGAAGTGCTAATGAAGGTGTCCTGCATTATGTCGAAACAACTCAAGCTATCCACAACCGTGCAATGCACCTCCAATTGCGTGATGACCTTGTTGAGCACCTTTGGAGTATTCATGGAGCACACTAGACTTATGAAACTATGTATTCCATAAGTTAGGTTCATGCATTTAGTTTGGTTTAAGCATGGAGGGTCATTAGTATGCATGTAGTTCAGTGTATGCTTTGCAGGGTAGTAAGTCTGCATCGTGCAACATGGTTAGCTAGTGCAAACCGAGATGGAGGTCATCGAACTGTCAGGAACAACTTAttgtactactactactactgcAAGCCACCATCTTCAATGTACCAGCGAATGAATAATAGCACCACTATTTCAGTCCTGAATGTACTAGGTTGAACAACAGTAGCATAACTGAAACCACTTGAATctgacaaatattacaaagcaaAGTTCAATGTTCCAACGTTGCACACTAACAGCACACAGACATGTCCAGCAGTATTACAGTCCGAATAACAAATAT includes:
- the LOC133928039 gene encoding uncharacterized protein LOC133928039, producing the protein MPGHAVIDRQHREGAARLYNDYFADNAVYGDVLFRRRFCMSRRLFLSIVAAVEDHDIWFRHGRDATGKLGLSPLQKMTAAIRQLAYGVSSDAVDEYVRIGASTAVLALRKYVQAIVEVFGEEYLCAPNETDTARLLAEGKRRGFPGMLWSIDCMHWVWKNCPKAWHGAYTGHTRKPSIVLEAIASYDLWIWHAFFGMPGSLNDINVLHRSNLFTRLTDGSAPLVSYSINGNRYDMGYYLGDGIYPEWATILKEIPTPRGNKSIHFSAMQAAVHKDVERAFGVLQARFAIVRGPARVWDQSTLHNIMTACVIMHNMITEDKRGSASPVQVFDFMGEPTQVHRSANEGVLHYVETTQAIHNRAMHLQLRDDLVEHLWSIHGAH